The window CAATGTAAGAATCACCTTTCCTCCGATCTTTTAAGAAAGAAAGAGGAGGCTTTTGCAAAGGATGGCAGGAGCAGGCAGATTACTTAAGGATTCGGATAAGATCGTATTTGGAGAATTTTGGACGGCGAAACAAAGACAAGGCCACCCAATCCATCATACCGTTAGTTATAGAGCATCATTCAAACCAGAACTTCCTTCTTTTTTTATGAAGGAATTTTTAAAAAAGAAAAATCGTGTCGTATATGATCCGTTTGGTGGCCGTGGTACAACTGCGATCCAAGCAAATATTGAAGGTCATGCAGCGATTCACAATGACATCCATCCTCTATCTATTTTTTTGGCGAGTGCGAGGCAATATGTTCCCAAACTCGTTGATTTAGAGAAAAAATTAAATTCACTTGATTTGGATAAGGAAGTGGAAGAGGACCCTTTTGATATATACTTATATCCTTTTTTCCATCCAAGGACTTTGAAGGAGATAAAAAATCTAAAAAAATATATGGTTATGGATGATTCTGTGGAGATGAAATTCATTTCCCTTATCGCCTTGTCTAGGTTACATGGCCATAGCACTGGATTTTTTTCTGTTTATACCTTTCCTCAAGTTTCTATCCCATCGGAAGCACAGGCTAAGAATAATGCCAAAAAAGGGATAACGCCTGAGTATCGGCCAATCAAACCTCGAATCTTCCAAAAGATGAAACGTGATTTGGCTTTGCCCATCCCACCGTTCTACCATGAATTTTCTAAGAACAATATTTATTCTTTGAATTCTGCTAATTCCGTTCCAAACGTAGATTCGGAGTCTGTGGATCTCATTGTGACATCTCCTCCATTTTTGGATAAGGTGGATTACGAAGGTGATAATTGGCTTCGCCATTGGTTTTTGGACATTCAAAAATCCAAAGACCGTAAACTCAGTATCTTTAGTAACATCAATGATTGGAATGAATTCATTCGATCCACTCTGAAGGAATCCGCGCGTGTTTTAAAAAAAGGTGCGTACATGGTAATGGAAGTGGGGGAAGTGAAAAAAGGAAATTCCATCCTGTATTTGGATGAAGACGTGGTTCGTATGGCAGAAGGAACTGGTCTCGTATGGAATAAAACCTATGTCCATACCCAAAGTTTCACGAAACTTTCTAATTGTTGGCAGGTTTCCAATAATGAAAAAGGGACAAATTCGAATCGATGTGTGGTTCTTCGAAAGGTAAACTAAGTCTAAACCATATGAGACTATTTTTCATTTTATTTCTTTTTTCTGCCGTGCTTGGTTTTGGGTTTTTCAGTTGTAATGAATCGAAGGAAATCCAAGCCGAAGAATCGTTTCCCACTCATCCGATTGAAGTGAACATCAAAGAGAAAGGTGCGGGAAAGTATGAAATGGAATTGTATTTACCAAAAGACTTTGGATTCCAAATAGAGGCACCACATCGGATTTTTTTGTCTGGCTCAGAGGGACTGAAGGTGACAAGTGCGGAATTGAAACTAACGGGTCCTACGCACCCCAAAAAACCAGAATACTTTGAATATGTAAAACCCTTAACCTTTCAAGTGGAAGGGAAGGGTAAATTACAAATGGAAGGAAAACTATTTTACTGTAACTTCCTAAAGAATATTTGTATTCCAGCAAAAGTCACCAAAACGTTTACGATTTAAGAAACTACTCTAGGTCTTTTGTCACAAGGCGTTTCAAGTTGGGTCTTTGGATTTGGTAGAGAAAAAAATACCGTCCACCAACAGAAACGTTTTTGTTCAGAATTTTTCCTTCTTTTGAAATCTCTCTCAGTTCTTTTTTCCCTTTATCAGATAAATTAGGGATTGTATATGTTTTCAATAGATTGAGGGATTTTTGTTCTGCAATGGACTTTGCTTCTTCTTCCCTTTCCTTTTCCGTAGGTAACACACTCGACACGGCAACTTGGAATAAACTTTCCGAAATGAATCCTTCTTTGGCCTTTGTGAATTCAATCACAAGTTCTGTTTCTTCTGGTTTGGTTTCGATCGTTTCTTTCACCTCTTTGGTTTCTTTTGTTTCCTTAGATTTACATTGGAATACAAGAAGCGAAAGTGAGAGTGATAAGATTGCAATGGTTAGGTGTTTTGTCATCTATGGTTTCCTAGGCTCCGAAATTGGTGTTTTTTCCACACGTTCCATTAATTTAGGTTGGATATTCCGAAATAGGAAAGCACATTTTGTTGGATCAGAGTAATCTTCTTTGTACAAAACCAAACCTTCAAAAAACCAAGCAAAATTGTGGAGATTTTCATGACCCTTCTCTTTTTGGGGATTCCCCCTAACTTCGTCTAGGTTCTGTTTTGGCTTGGGCAAGGCATTAGGGTCATTCGTTGTTTGATTTGTGCTCATTCCAAGTGGAGATTGTGAGGATGTGCTTTGTGTTGTGGTTGTTCCCATACCTGTCGTTGCAGGAAACTGAGGAGCATTGTTGACAAGCCTTGTTTGTCTGTCTTTGCCTTCTAGGGAAAGTGAATAGGAATCGATCCCTTCACCAAACCTGTGCTTTTGTCTTTGGATCTTGAGGAGGTGGGGAAGGGCAAACATTTCCCTTTCCACAAAAGCTCTTTTTTTACAATCTTCCCTTCTTTCTCGTCCAGAAATCTCACGATAGGTGACGGGGATTTCGACTTTGATTTGGAAGAACTCTCTGGAAATGAATCCTTCGTCTGTTTCGTTTTGTAAGGCGCGTTCCACATAATTTGGGTCTGCAATGGTGAAGAAGCGGCAGGAAGAAAAGAGAGTTAAAATTAGAAGTTTACGAACCATTTCCAACTTCAAGACTAGTAGATGATGTCGAAATTACGAATCTTTTTCCTTTGTTTCTTCCTACAATTTTTACCACTATTTTCAGAAGATGCTTTTTTTGGGACCTCTGAGTCCCAATTTCGCGAAAAAATCAAAACCATCCAATTGGAAAATGGTCTGAAAGTTGTGATGATGAAACGGGGTACCTCACCCACAGTCGCACTCTATATCAAATTTTTGGTGGGTGCTGTGGATGAAACTCCCGAAGAAGCAGGCACGGCCCACCTCTTAGAGCATATGTTATTTAAAGGAACCCAATCAGTGGGAACTTTAGATTACAAAAAAGAAGAAAAATACCAAAAACAAATCGAAGTTTGGGGAACGGAACTTGATGATTTGAAATTACAACGTAGGGATTTGATCACTCGAGGGGAGAACGTTCCGAAAACCTTAGAGGAAAAGATTGAAACCTTAAACCGTAGGTTATTGAATTTAATCCAATTACAAGATGAGTTCATTGTAAAAAACGAAGATTCTTATATTTATGAACAAAATGGTGAAATGGGATTTAATGCCTATACATCCCAAGATGTCACCAATTACCAAATCCAACTTCCTAATAACCGAATGGAAATCTGGGCAAAAATTGAATCAGATCGTTTGAAACATCCCATTTTACGTGAGTATTACACCGAACGAGATGTGGTCATCGAAGAACGAAGGATGAGAACCGATGACGTAGGTGGGGCAGTGTTACGCGAAAAGTTTTTTTCCTTAGCCTTTGAAAGCCACCCATATAGAAAACCTATCATCGGTTATTCGGCAGAAATTCCGTATTTGAAAATTGAAGAAACAAAGGCATTTTTTGAAAAACATTATACACCCAATCGTATGGTAATTTCCATTGTTGGGCAATTTGATATGGTAGAAACAGAGAGTATCGTTCGTAAGTATTTTTCTGATTTAAAACCTGGAAAGCCGAGACCATCCTATAAAATTGAAGAAAAATCATTTCCTGGTGAAAAACGTTTCAAAGTCCTCCATCCATCCGCAAGTCAAATGATGATGGGATGGATCAAACCTCCCTACCCACACAAAGATAATTCTAGTTTTGATGTATTGTCTAGCATTCTAACTTCAGGAACAGGTTCTAGGCTTTATAAACGTTTGGTTTTGGAAGAAAAATTGGTTTTAAACATTGGGGCTGCCAATGGTTATCCTGGGGAACGATACAAAAATGCATTTGTATTTTTTATTAGTCCCAACGAAGGTGTGGATCCTAAAAAAATTGAAGCCATCATTTGGGAAGAGCTCAATCGCATCAAAGAACAAGGGATACCTAATGAAGAATTGGAAAAAATCAAAAATCAAATGGTTTCTGATTTTATGAAAACTTTGGATCAAAATGGAGCCATTGCTGATTTACTCAGTTACTATCAATTGTTATACGGAGATTGGGCAGGGCTTTTCCAACAATACCAAACGATTATGAATACCTCAAGTAGTGATATTCAGGCATTAATTCCAAAATACCTCACGAAAGATTTGGTGATAGTCGGTGTCCTCGAAGACGGAAGGAAAAAATAAACATGAAACGGATTCTATTATTACTGTTACTTTGTGTAAGTCCGATGTTTGCTCGTGAGATGGGTGAATTCGTAAAAGACATCCAATTCAAACCATTGGAATTTGAAGTGCCGAGTATCACTTCGATGACAAATGCGAGTGGGGTGGAAATATTCTCTTTAAAAAATGCAGAGTTCCCTATTGTTTATGCAGATATTCTCATTTATCATGGTAAAAAGAATTTGGGAAAACGCCCAACAGAAATTGGTCGTTTGCTTGAAGATAGTTGGGAACTTTCTGGATCCACTTCCTATCCGAAGGAAAAGTTTTTGGAAACCTTGGAATTTTACGGTGCTTCGTTTTCAGTTTCTGTTGATTATGAAAAAACAGTTTTTACGATCGCATACTTAAAAAAAACGGAATCCGTTGTTTTGCCTATCATCCAATCATTTTTTGAAGCTCCCAACTTAGATGAAGGTCTCATCTCCATAACCAGGGGAAAACTCGCTGAAGAGATCAATCGTCGTAGTGATAATGTAACTTCCCTTGCCAAAAGGAAAATCAAAGAAGCCATGTTCCAAGGTACCATTGCCGGCACATCCATGAAAAAATCAAATTTGGATGTCATTCAAAAAGAAGACCTTCTCAGATTCCAAAAAGAAATTCTTTCTGCATCCAAACGGCGTCTACTCATCACAGGGGATTTTGATCTCAAAGCTTGGGAAACCTTTTTTCCAACACTAACCAAAAACGAATCCTTCGAAGCAGAAATAATCACACCATCCTTATTGAGTGCCAATGTTTCGAAAGAAAACAAATGGATCCGACTTGTGACCAAAGATGTCACACAATCTTATATCTCCCTTTCTGGTGTGTTGCCGGAACACAATCATCCGGATTTTTATGCCATCCAAGTTTTGAATTATATCATCGGTGGTGGAGGATTTAACTCATATTATATGAGAGAAATTCGAAACAATCGAGGTTTAGCCTATACAGCGGGAAGTTTCACTGAATTTCAGGAAACTTATGGCACCGTCCAATTTTACGCCATGACCAAAACGGAGTCGGCTAAAGAAGTTTTGGATTTGATGAAGGAACTCATCCAACCCAAACTCATCAATTCCTTAACGGAGGAAGAGTTGGTCCGAGCCAAAACTGCCATCATCAATACCTTTGTATTCCAGTTTGAAGATGATAAACGGACACTTGCCAGTGAAGTGAGAAGGCGTGATCACAAAATGCCTGAAGGTTATTTACAAAATTTTCGCCGTGAAATTGAAAAGGTGACATTGGCCGATTTGCAACGAGTCGGAAAACTCTATTTTCAATCGGATAAAATGATCACAACCATCGTTGGTCCAAAATCATTAGAAAGTTTTTGGAAAGGTTCTGTGAAACTCCTGCAACCGGAAGATTGATGTTAACAGCAAGTTTCGAATACAAAGGAACCAAATTTGAAGGGATATCAGAAGGGGGGATTCGTACATCCATCATCTGCCCTTCCCTTGATTTTATGTTTGATTTTGGATTCATCAATCCTGATAAAATTCACATTGGAAAAATCCTTCTTTCTCATGCACACCTAGACCATTCATGTGGGATTCCATATTATGTGTCTCAACGGAGTTTACGAAAACTTCCCAAACCAAAAATTTATGTGCCAAAGGCACTCGAACCAAAACTCTCTCAAATCTTAAAACTTTATTCTGAAATTGAAGACTTTGATTATGACTGTGATCTGATTGGACTCGAATATGGGGAACGAGTCGAACTCAAACCAGGGTATTTTTTTAAACCTTTACCAAGTTTTCACCGGGTACCTTCGCAAGGGTATACGGTTTATGAAACCAAACGGAAGTTAAAGAAAGAATTTTCTTCCATGAGTTCTGATGAAATTCGTAAATCAAAAGAAAATGGTTTGGATCCAACTGAAGAAGTTGCAGCTCCCTTTGTTTCCTTTTCAGGTGATTCCAAAATTGAATACATTCTGGAAAATGAAGATGTCAGAAAGAGTAAAATTCTGTTTATGGAATGTACATATTATTGTGAGAAACGGGATGTGAGCCGCGCAAGGGAATGGGGCCATACCCATTTTGATGAAATTATCGAACATGCTTCTTCCTTCGAAAACGAAGCCATTGTCCTCATCCATCCATCGAAACGCTACAGCTATCGAGAGTTAAACGATTTACTTCGAAAAAAAGTCCCTTCTGTTTTAAAAGATAGAATCTCTTTATTTTTACCACCAAAAACATGAAACCACGGCCTAGCATTTATATCGATGGGCTTGAGACATTCATCGATTCGGAACTTGTTTACAAACCGAATTCAGTTTTTTCTGAAATGGAAGGATATGCCAAAGAGAAAAATATTCCGATTGTGACAGCGGCCACTGGGGCTGTTTTATCCCACTTGGTATCCTTTTTGGTTCCGACATCCATTTTAGAATTAGGGACAGGGATCGGCTATTCCACACTTTGGATGGTGCAAGGTTCACGTTCTTCCAAGATCATCACTGTTGACCGGCACGAAGAGCAGGCGAAGTTATTGGACGAGTATGCAAATAAAATGGGACTCGAGGACCAAATGGATGTTACTCGGGTAACGGACTCCGTTTTGGAATATCTAAAAGATGAGAATTTGTGGAGAGAGGTTGATTTCTTTTTTGTGGATTGTGATAAAATTACCTACCCATCTATCTTTCGTACCCTTTGGCCAAAAGCCAAGAAGGGGGCATGTTTTGTATTTGATAATGTCCTTTGGCATGGCCGAGTTTTACATCCTGATCCGAAAAAACCTTCCGATATGGCGGTCATGGAACTTTGGAATGAGGTGAAATCCCAAGTTTTGGAGTATACCTTATTTCCTGTGGGCGATGGATTACTCTTTTTTCGGAAGTAGAAAAAATAGTAGTCAAACCTAGTTCTTTTGTTGTATTCTGCTCCTTGGTTTAAGGAGAAACGTTTCGTGTTAAAAAAAAGTCTTTTGATTCTTTCCATTTGTATGTTCTGTCTATCGATCACGGCACAAGAATCAGGTGCTCCTGAAAAAGGAAAGGAGTCCTTTGAAGAATTAGACAAATTGGACCAAGGTACCAATTTAGAACGCAAACAATACAAAAATATTTCCGAAAACAACAAAGACCGTGTCATCAATTCCATTAAACTTTTAACCATTGTGACAGCAAATTTCGGAGAGGATGTCCCTGATTCAAAGTCCGCTTTGGAAAAAATCAAAAAAGATTACCAAATTGTCCTTCGTTACTACTACCGTCGGGCCTACATTGCTTCCGGGAAAGCAATGGTCGCACTTGAAAAAGACATCACGACTCTCCTTGGTAAATTTGCAAAAAGTTACGATTCCAAAACACAAAACTTACTTGCTGAATGTGCGGATACGATCACTGGGCAAGAACAAGCGCAACTTGTCGATACATCGACGGAAGGTGCAAAACCAGTTGTGCCTTACCGTGAGATTGCAGAAGCACAACAAAAATTACGCATTGCTTATGGACAATTGGGTCTTGCCACTGACATGACAAGAGATGATCGTTTTTATGATGCCATTGTCCATTACCGCATCGCAAAAGATTATGGAATCAAAATCCTCACTGATTTCAAAGAACAGGAAGCCGATAAAAAAACGATCACGGATAAATACGCAAAAGATTTGGTGGATAACAAAAATCAAATCGCTGGCACTAGCCAAAACACAAAATAACTTTTCGAAACTTTTCTTTTCTCCGCTCGTATGAGAGCGGAGGATGGCAAAAGGATGTTATCAGTTCCCAACCTTTCTTCCAAAGATTTTTTCCTTTCTGTTTTTATATTTTTTTCGTTTATCGTTTCGTTATCTTCAGAACCAACATACCGCATCGTGATCGATCCAGGCCATGGGGGAGTGGCAAAAGATCCCAAATCCCTTCATGGAGATAAGTACGACAGCGTCACACAAACTTTCTTGGAAACCTACAAACAAGGAACTGAACACGGGAGTTATACGGAACGAAAGGTGGTACTTGATCTTGCAAAAGAAGTCCATAAGATCTTAAAGTTAACAGAAACCGAAACAGGATGGAAAGAATTCGAAGGTTATCTCAAACTTTTTTCCAAAAAAAATGATTTCACACGAGTGAAATTAGTGAGCCACCTAACTAGAGAAACATCTTTTGATGATGATGTGAGTTCTGATGATCCAAATGCCGCCTATCGATTGTATGATTATCCAGATTCAAAAACGGCTGTGAGAAAAAAAGGTCGTCTTTCCAAAATCAATGAAATCAAACCTCAACTCGTTTTATCGCTCCACCTAAATCCAGCAGGTAAGGGCCAGAAAGGGGGCATGGCTGCGGTTCTCACACCTGGTTACAAAACCTTTTCCCTTTTGAAAAAAATTTCGAACAAAGAAAAATCCCCCAATTCCTTTTTGAAAGGACCCTGGTCTGACTGGCTTGTCTTCCAATCGGGTTGGAGTAAATTGGAAAATGCAACTGCGGATACCTGGATTTACTTTCATGGGTATTGGTCCAAAAAAAATGGGAAGGATACGGATCTCACTAAGTTTGAAGGATACCGCCAAAACATGATTAGTTGGAAATATGCCGACGATCCAAATTGGGAAAAAAACATCGGAAAAAAAGGACCCTATGCAAAATCCCACGAAGAATTTTTGGAAACAGGTAGGTTTTGGGAAAGGGAGATGGGAAAAAAAGAAGAATGGAGGAGAGAAGGAGGAAAAGAAGGATTTGGTGGGGATAATCATTACGTCACGAAAGAACTCATGCGTTTTGTCCAATACGGACTTCCCATCCAACTAAAAAAGTTAGATACTCCTTACCCGGAACTTGGTCCCATCCAAAAACCATACATCTCCACATATAGTTTACCCACCTATACCAATGCACTCTGTGCTTTCATTGAAATTGGGTATGTGAATCGAAGTCGAGATATCAAATACCTCACTCAAAATAAAAAAGAAACTGCCATTTCTCTCGCAGTTGGCATTTATTCGTTGTTTGTTGGACTGGATGTCAAAAAAAAATTGAATTTACCGTATCATCCCAAAGGGAAAAAAGTCAATTGGGAACGGTATGAAACCTATTTCGATGAAGTGTTATAGGAAACTTTCCATGAAACCAAAAAAAGAATCCTCAAAAGTATTACACCATCCTTTATTCCCTGCCTTTATCAGTTTGTACCAAAAGTCACTCGTCTTTCGTTATTCAAAAGAAAACTTAAAACAATACCCTGAGTTTCTTTCCATTCCTGAAGAGAAGATTCAAGAATTACTTCATTTTTTTTTGGAGTATCTATACCCAACCTATGAAAAAAGAATCAAACTAGACGCCGCCTTTGATGCGTTATCTGGTTTTGTAAACCACCCCACAAAAATATGGGGGATCCTTGGTAATTTGGCCATGTCCATTTTTCGGTTTGGAAAACATTTTCCTATGGCTTTGAAAGCAGGACTTTCTGCCCTCCATTCCTATGTCACAGCACATAGTTTTGAAGAGGAACTGGTTTTGTCATTGGATAAACAAACGGATCCTAAAGCATTTTTGGATGCAGCGGATGCGATGGAAAAATTGCTTTCGACCGTAGAACAAACGAAAGCCGATGCTTTCCGAAAGGATGTCGGAGCATTGTTTGGAATTTTTTTGGATCGAGAACTCGTTCGTAAGATCATTCTCATCATGGAAGATATTCTTGTGAAGATGGAATCGAAGTCTTCAGTGTATACAGTCGATGATAAAAATGGAATTTCTTTGGGGATCTCGATTTTAAAAGAGGGAAGGAAAATTTTTGATTTGATGACAAAGGAAGAAATGTCCCTCGTCTTACAAGCCATTGATAAAATTGAAGAAGGGTTTTATCAAAAAGCTTGCGAGAGGTTTCGAACTAAATGACTTTTGGTACCGATGGCCGGAATCGAACCGGCATGATGTTACCATCGGTGGATTTTGAATCCACTGCGTCTACCAATTCCACCACATCGGCATAATCAGTCTTCAGCTTCGATATATTTACCTTTTCCGCGGGCCACTATTTTGCCGATCTCATTTTCAATTTCAGCACGGTTTTCGATGATTTTTTTGTTCTTTTTCACAAACCATCCGCGTAAGTGGAGGGGTTCATTCACCTTTGCAGGTTGTAGGAAACGAATGGTCAGTTCCCCAGTTGTGGTTTCGAAATTCATCGCTTCGTTGATCTTGACCATGATCTCATCTAGGATAGTAGAAATAATCCCTGGGTGGATTTGGTCTGGCAAACCCTGGTATTTTTCGGGGCAGGTGTAATCACCGAAGGCCGTTTTTGTGTCTTCGTCAAATGTGATTTTTAACTGCAACCCGTCTGCATTGTCCGGTGAGGAGGCAAAGCTGAGATTTTTTTTCGCAACGGATTTCATGCCACCATGGAACGCAAGAATTTCTCTTGTGTCAAGCAGAAAAAGAACTTGCAGTCAGTTTGGCTTGAAAAGCCTCGTAAAATACTTGGAAATGCAATATAATTTGCGAATTTCTTAAGTTATGGTCCTCTAAACCTCGAAAATAAAGAGTAGAACCCTTCTATGTTAACCACCCTTATGATGTTACTCGGTCTTTCTGGAACCGGTGCTGATCTTGAAGAGATTAGCCGCCGTGAAGGGAGTGGTGGGCCATCATCGGATTTAAGTCCTAGGCAAAAACGTAGACTCAAACAAAGACAAGGTGAT of the Leptospira biflexa serovar Patoc strain 'Patoc 1 (Paris)' genome contains:
- a CDS encoding DNA methyltransferase, with the protein product MAGAGRLLKDSDKIVFGEFWTAKQRQGHPIHHTVSYRASFKPELPSFFMKEFLKKKNRVVYDPFGGRGTTAIQANIEGHAAIHNDIHPLSIFLASARQYVPKLVDLEKKLNSLDLDKEVEEDPFDIYLYPFFHPRTLKEIKNLKKYMVMDDSVEMKFISLIALSRLHGHSTGFFSVYTFPQVSIPSEAQAKNNAKKGITPEYRPIKPRIFQKMKRDLALPIPPFYHEFSKNNIYSLNSANSVPNVDSESVDLIVTSPPFLDKVDYEGDNWLRHWFLDIQKSKDRKLSIFSNINDWNEFIRSTLKESARVLKKGAYMVMEVGEVKKGNSILYLDEDVVRMAEGTGLVWNKTYVHTQSFTKLSNCWQVSNNEKGTNSNRCVVLRKVN
- the mpl17 gene encoding cell surface protein MPL17, yielding MRLFFILFLFSAVLGFGFFSCNESKEIQAEESFPTHPIEVNIKEKGAGKYEMELYLPKDFGFQIEAPHRIFLSGSEGLKVTSAELKLTGPTHPKKPEYFEYVKPLTFQVEGKGKLQMEGKLFYCNFLKNICIPAKVTKTFTI
- a CDS encoding lipoprotein, which codes for MTKHLTIAILSLSLSLLVFQCKSKETKETKEVKETIETKPEETELVIEFTKAKEGFISESLFQVAVSSVLPTEKEREEEAKSIAEQKSLNLLKTYTIPNLSDKGKKELREISKEGKILNKNVSVGGRYFFLYQIQRPNLKRLVTKDLE
- a CDS encoding M16 family metallopeptidase; translated protein: MMSKLRIFFLCFFLQFLPLFSEDAFFGTSESQFREKIKTIQLENGLKVVMMKRGTSPTVALYIKFLVGAVDETPEEAGTAHLLEHMLFKGTQSVGTLDYKKEEKYQKQIEVWGTELDDLKLQRRDLITRGENVPKTLEEKIETLNRRLLNLIQLQDEFIVKNEDSYIYEQNGEMGFNAYTSQDVTNYQIQLPNNRMEIWAKIESDRLKHPILREYYTERDVVIEERRMRTDDVGGAVLREKFFSLAFESHPYRKPIIGYSAEIPYLKIEETKAFFEKHYTPNRMVISIVGQFDMVETESIVRKYFSDLKPGKPRPSYKIEEKSFPGEKRFKVLHPSASQMMMGWIKPPYPHKDNSSFDVLSSILTSGTGSRLYKRLVLEEKLVLNIGAANGYPGERYKNAFVFFISPNEGVDPKKIEAIIWEELNRIKEQGIPNEELEKIKNQMVSDFMKTLDQNGAIADLLSYYQLLYGDWAGLFQQYQTIMNTSSSDIQALIPKYLTKDLVIVGVLEDGRKK
- a CDS encoding M16 family metallopeptidase; protein product: MKRILLLLLLCVSPMFAREMGEFVKDIQFKPLEFEVPSITSMTNASGVEIFSLKNAEFPIVYADILIYHGKKNLGKRPTEIGRLLEDSWELSGSTSYPKEKFLETLEFYGASFSVSVDYEKTVFTIAYLKKTESVVLPIIQSFFEAPNLDEGLISITRGKLAEEINRRSDNVTSLAKRKIKEAMFQGTIAGTSMKKSNLDVIQKEDLLRFQKEILSASKRRLLITGDFDLKAWETFFPTLTKNESFEAEIITPSLLSANVSKENKWIRLVTKDVTQSYISLSGVLPEHNHPDFYAIQVLNYIIGGGGFNSYYMREIRNNRGLAYTAGSFTEFQETYGTVQFYAMTKTESAKEVLDLMKELIQPKLINSLTEEELVRAKTAIINTFVFQFEDDKRTLASEVRRRDHKMPEGYLQNFRREIEKVTLADLQRVGKLYFQSDKMITTIVGPKSLESFWKGSVKLLQPED
- a CDS encoding MBL fold metallo-hydrolase, with the translated sequence MLTASFEYKGTKFEGISEGGIRTSIICPSLDFMFDFGFINPDKIHIGKILLSHAHLDHSCGIPYYVSQRSLRKLPKPKIYVPKALEPKLSQILKLYSEIEDFDYDCDLIGLEYGERVELKPGYFFKPLPSFHRVPSQGYTVYETKRKLKKEFSSMSSDEIRKSKENGLDPTEEVAAPFVSFSGDSKIEYILENEDVRKSKILFMECTYYCEKRDVSRAREWGHTHFDEIIEHASSFENEAIVLIHPSKRYSYRELNDLLRKKVPSVLKDRISLFLPPKT
- a CDS encoding O-methyltransferase — its product is MKPRPSIYIDGLETFIDSELVYKPNSVFSEMEGYAKEKNIPIVTAATGAVLSHLVSFLVPTSILELGTGIGYSTLWMVQGSRSSKIITVDRHEEQAKLLDEYANKMGLEDQMDVTRVTDSVLEYLKDENLWREVDFFFVDCDKITYPSIFRTLWPKAKKGACFVFDNVLWHGRVLHPDPKKPSDMAVMELWNEVKSQVLEYTLFPVGDGLLFFRK
- a CDS encoding N-acetylmuramoyl-L-alanine amidase codes for the protein MLSVPNLSSKDFFLSVFIFFSFIVSLSSEPTYRIVIDPGHGGVAKDPKSLHGDKYDSVTQTFLETYKQGTEHGSYTERKVVLDLAKEVHKILKLTETETGWKEFEGYLKLFSKKNDFTRVKLVSHLTRETSFDDDVSSDDPNAAYRLYDYPDSKTAVRKKGRLSKINEIKPQLVLSLHLNPAGKGQKGGMAAVLTPGYKTFSLLKKISNKEKSPNSFLKGPWSDWLVFQSGWSKLENATADTWIYFHGYWSKKNGKDTDLTKFEGYRQNMISWKYADDPNWEKNIGKKGPYAKSHEEFLETGRFWEREMGKKEEWRREGGKEGFGGDNHYVTKELMRFVQYGLPIQLKKLDTPYPELGPIQKPYISTYSLPTYTNALCAFIEIGYVNRSRDIKYLTQNKKETAISLAVGIYSLFVGLDVKKKLNLPYHPKGKKVNWERYETYFDEVL
- a CDS encoding PaaI family thioesterase — encoded protein: MKSVAKKNLSFASSPDNADGLQLKITFDEDTKTAFGDYTCPEKYQGLPDQIHPGIISTILDEIMVKINEAMNFETTTGELTIRFLQPAKVNEPLHLRGWFVKKNKKIIENRAEIENEIGKIVARGKGKYIEAED